In Penaeus monodon isolate SGIC_2016 chromosome 41, NSTDA_Pmon_1, whole genome shotgun sequence, a single genomic region encodes these proteins:
- the LOC119598752 gene encoding zinc finger CCCH domain-containing protein 15 homolog isoform X1 has protein sequence MPPKNAGKGGGGASKKAEQKKKEKIIEDKTFGIKNKKGAKQQRFIQQVQHQVKHGGNKSARELEKEKEVQMKKKEDKKKELAQLNELFKPVQQLASKGSDPKSILCAFFKQGQCGKGAKCKFSHDLQVERKSEKRSAYVDLRDTEESGGPLDQAALLEMVEKKQGKLKNRPTSEKVCKHFLDAVENSKYGWFWECPNGDTCVFRHALPPGYILKKDRKRMEKEKEEISLEELVDRERAALGPNTTKVTLETFLAWKKRKLKEKEEKEKKEADKKKKDFNAGRNLGLSGREMFTFNPNLLTGGDEMEEGDESFDVHNLGKDPENEEEERFEFKEIDMNSLMSEYQEIDTTASMSVAKPDRLQQLQDEVALAETEANAVAEENAEGATAGAAVAEASVDIDEELFDGDDEDLDDLEEQLEEMTVT, from the exons GATAAGACATTcggaataaagaataagaagggCGCCAAACAGCAACGCTTCATCCAGCAGGTACAACATCAGGTTAAGCATGGCGGCAATAAGTCAGCAAGGgaattggaaaaggaaaaggaggttcaaatgaagaaaaaggaagacaagaagaaggaaCTGGCACAGCTCAATGAACTTTTTAAACCCGTCCAGCAACTTGCATCGAAAG GTAGTGACCCCAAATCCATCCTGTGTGCATTCTTCAAGCAGGGCCAGTGTGGAAAGGGAGCTAAATGTAAATTTTCTCATGACCTCCAGGTTGAACGCAAG tCTGAGAAACGCAGTGCTTATGTTGATTTGAGAGATACAGAAGAATCAGGTGGACCTCTGGACCAAGCTGCCTTGTTAGAAATGGTAGAGAAGAAACAAGGTAAACTCAAGAATAGGCCTACATCCGAAAAG gttTGCAAACACTTCTTAGATGCAGTTGAAAACTCAAAATATGGCTGGTTCTGGGAATGTCCCAATGGTGATACATGTGTGTTCCGTCATGCTTTACCACCAGGCTATATCTTAAAGAAG GAtcgaaagagaatggagaaggaaaaggaagaaatcagTCTAGAAGAGCTGGTGGATCGTGAACGTGCAGCCTTGGGTCCCAATACCACCAAAGTCACCTTAGAGACATTCTTGGCTTGGAAAAAGAGGAAGctcaaagaaaaagaggagaaagagaagaaagaagctgacaagaagaaaaaagatttcAATGCTGGCAGAAACCTTGGG CTTTCTGGTCGAGAGATGTTCACATTCAACCCAAATCTTCTGACTGGTGGAGATGAGATGGAAGAAGGTGACGAGTCTTTCGATGTCCATAATCTGGGCAAAGATccggagaatgaagaggaggagcgcTTTGAG TTTAAGGAAATTGACATGAACTCCTTGATGTCAGAATACCAAGAGATTGACACGACAGCTTCAATGTCAGTTGCCAAACCAGACAGACTACAGCAGCTGCAGGATGAAGTGGCTTTAGCTGAAA CTGAAGCCAATGCTGTTGCAGAAGAAAATGCAGAGGGTGCCACAGCTGGTGCAGCGGTGGCGGAGGCATCAGTTGACATAGATGAAGAACTCTTTGATGGAGATGATGAGGATTTAGATGATCTAGAAGAGCAATTGGAGGAAATGACAGTTACCTAG